The following proteins come from a genomic window of Gordonia westfalica:
- a CDS encoding TetR family transcriptional regulator, which produces MTESAEPLMPRKRPTQERSKRKFQAMLDAARELLIDVGFESLTCEEIATRAEVPIGTLYQYFANKYVIVCELDRQDTVDVREELTAFATEVPSLDWPKLLEKFLDHLAALWRTDPSRRAVWLAVQSTPATRATASENERVLAEQVARMIAPLTPSQRERREMMSQVLVHTAYSLLSFSVQDGHDHDETVVELKRMLAGYLLLEESTTV; this is translated from the coding sequence ATGACCGAGTCCGCCGAACCGCTGATGCCGCGCAAGCGGCCCACGCAGGAACGCAGCAAGCGCAAGTTCCAGGCGATGCTCGATGCGGCGCGCGAACTGCTGATCGACGTCGGTTTCGAATCGCTGACGTGCGAGGAGATCGCGACCCGCGCCGAGGTCCCGATCGGGACGCTCTACCAGTACTTCGCGAACAAGTACGTCATCGTCTGCGAGCTCGACCGTCAGGACACCGTCGACGTGCGCGAGGAGCTGACCGCGTTCGCCACCGAGGTGCCGTCGCTCGACTGGCCCAAACTGCTGGAGAAGTTCCTCGACCACCTCGCGGCACTGTGGCGCACCGATCCGTCGCGGCGTGCGGTGTGGCTGGCGGTCCAGTCGACGCCGGCGACGCGCGCGACGGCGTCGGAGAACGAACGGGTCCTCGCCGAGCAGGTCGCACGAATGATCGCGCCGCTCACGCCTTCTCAGCGTGAACGGCGCGAGATGATGTCGCAGGTGCTGGTGCACACGGCGTACTCGTTGCTGAGCTTCTCGGTGCAGGACGGGCACGACCACGACGAGACCGTCGTCGAACTCAAGCGCATGCTCGCGGGCTATCTGCTGCTCGAGGAGTCGACGACGGTCTGA
- a CDS encoding holo-ACP synthase: protein MSVLGVGIDIVSIPEFAEQLRQPGTTFADRFTVGERRDSAAGTGDDARHLAARWAAKEAVVKAWSVSRFSRSPLLPLIRHSDIEVVTDNWGRPAIRLSGEIGNHLRDTVVHVSLTHDGDTAAAVAILEGR, encoded by the coding sequence ATGAGCGTTCTCGGAGTGGGTATCGACATCGTGTCGATCCCGGAGTTCGCCGAGCAACTCCGGCAGCCGGGTACGACGTTCGCCGACCGGTTCACGGTCGGCGAGCGCCGGGACTCGGCTGCCGGCACCGGCGACGATGCACGGCATCTGGCCGCGCGCTGGGCGGCGAAGGAAGCGGTCGTGAAAGCGTGGTCGGTGAGCCGGTTCTCGCGTTCCCCGCTGCTGCCGCTGATCCGGCACAGCGACATCGAGGTGGTCACCGACAACTGGGGCCGGCCGGCCATCCGGCTGTCCGGCGAGATCGGCAATCACCTGCGCGACACCGTCGTCCATGTGTCCCTGACCCACGACGGGGACACCGCGGCCGCGGTCGCGATCCTCGAGGGCCGCTAG